The Thioalkalivibrio thiocyanodenitrificans ARhD 1 nucleotide sequence AGCGGGGCGAGATGCCGGCGGCACGCGGCGGTGATATGGTAGCCGTCCTCGGTGATGTAATCCCGGGGCAGGCCCTGCTCGATGTCGGCCACCTGTTCCAGAGGCACCCGGTCCACGGTCCAGAGATAGGGCTGGTCGCACAGGCGTTTGATTACGGGCATGAAGCCGGTGTGCCCTTCCACGGCAAAGCGCACGGCCATGGCGCCGGCGGCATAGGCCTGCTCCACGTCCAGGCGCGAAGCGATGTGACGCGCGGCCCGCTGAATATAGTCGGCCACCGCCCAGTGGATCTTGTGGCCGGTTTCCTCCTTGATCATGCGCGCCAGCATGGGCGCCACGCCGCCGAGCTGCGTGTAGGCGTACACATCGTGGGCCTGGGCCACGGTGAGCAGCTTGCCGTCAGGGCCCTTGAGGCCCTCGGAAGCCACCACCACACAATAGCCATGGGCCTCGATCACGGCATTCAGGCGCCTCAGGAAGTCCGCCTGGTCGAAGGGGATCTCCGCGAACAGGATCAGCATGGGCGGCGTATTCTCCGCCTGCTGGGCCAGCGCCGCGGCCGCGGCCAGCCAGCCCGCATGACGCCCCATCACCTCCATGATGAACACCTTGGTCCCGGAGCTGGCCATGGACTCCACGTCCATGCTGGCCTCGCGCACCACGGTGGCGATGAACTTGGCCGCGGAACCGAACCCGGGGCTGGTGTCGGTGCAGGCGAGATCGTTGTCGATGGTCTTGGGCACGCCGATGCTGCGGATGGGATAGTCCATCTGGTCGGCGATGCGCGCCACCTTGAGCGCGGTGTCCATGGACCCGCCGCCGCCGTTATAGAAGAAGTAGCCGATGTCGTGGGCCCGGAACACCTCCACCAGGCGCCGGTACTGCTCCGGATGGGTGTCGGGGTCGCCCAGGTCGTATCGGCAGGAACCGAAGGCGCCGCCGGGGGTATGGCGCAGGGCGGCGATGGTCGCGTCGCTCTCCCGTTCGAGATCGATCAGCTCCTCCTTGAGCACACCGAGGATGCCGTCCCGGGCCGCGAAGATGCGGCCGAAGGTACGAGGATGGCGGCGCACCGTCTGGATCACGCCGCAGGCGCTGGCGTTGATGACGGCGGTGACACCGCCGGACTGCGCATAGAGGACATTGTTGGGCATCGGTCTCCGGTATCCGTGTTGGTGGCGCGGGGTCAGGGTTCACCGCCCCCGGGTTGTCGAGGCGGAATCCGGGCCGTGGCGGGCACATGCGCACTCGTCAGGGCGTTTTGCTATGATACGCGCCCTGATTTGACGGCCGCCTTGGCGCAATGTCAGTGCTTGCCCCCTCAGGTTAACAGCTTGCGGGTCCCGGGCAAGCCGGGGTATCGCGCCACCCGTCCTGCCCCGCCGGCGTGCTACGTGCACCGCCATCGATCAGGTGAGGCACGGTTTACCTTTAACCATTAGGAAATCTGCAACCATGCATATCGGAACGACCCTGACGAACTACATCATCGAGACCCAGCGCAACTTCAAGGGCGCCACGGGTGAATTCACCGGCCTGCTCAACGACATCGCCGTGGCCTGCAAGAAGATCTCCGACCTGGTCAACAAGGGCGACCTGGTGGACATCCTGGGCAGCGCGGAATCCGAGAACGTGCAGGGCGAGACCCAGAAGAAGATGGACGTGATCTCCAACGAGATCTTCATGGAGGCCCTGCAGCACAACGGCCACGTGGCCGGGCTTGCCTCCGAAGAGGTGGACGACATCTGCCGGATGCCCGAGGATGCCCCCCGGGGCCATTACCTGGTGCTGTTCGACCCGCTGGACGGCTCATCCAACATCGACGTCAACGTCTCGGTGGGCACGATCTTCTCCATCCTCAAGGCCTCGCCGCACCCCGGGGATCCGACCACCGAGGACTTCCTGCGCCCCGGCACCGAGCAGGTGGCTGCCGGCTACTGCCTGTACGGCCCGTCCACCATGATGGTGCTGACCACCGGCCGGGGGGTGAACATGTTCACCCTGGACCGTCATTTCGGCGAGTTCCTGCTCACCCACGAGAACATCACCATCCCCGAGGACACCCAGGAGTTCGCCATCAACGCCTCCAACATGCGTTTCTGGGAGACGCCGGTGAAGCGTTACATCGACGAGTGCCTGCAGGGCAAGGAAGGCCCGCGAGGCAAGGACTTCAACATGCGCTGGGTGGCCTCCATGGTCGCCGAGGTGCACCGCATCCTGACCCGCGGAGGCATCTTCATGTACCCCATGGACGAGAAGATCAAGGCCAAGGGCCAGGGCGGCAAGCTGCGCCTCATGTACGAGGCCAACCCCATGGGCTTCATCATCGAGCAGGCGGGCGGCGCCGCCACCACGGGCCGCGAACGCATCATGGAGATCAAGCCCGGGCACATCCACCAGCGCGTGCCGGTGGTGCTGGGCTCGAAGAACGAGGTGGAGCGCGTGACGAGCTACCACAAGGAGTGACGCCCGCACGGCGTGATAGTGGACAGATCAAAGAGCCCGGCATTGCCGGGTTCTTTTCTGGTGACGGGTGACGCCTGATGCCTTCCCCGTCACTTGTCACTGCTCACTGCCCTTCTTCCCGTAGATACTCCGTTCCCGGTCAAGCCTTGTTGAGGTGTTGATCGCTGAACAGCGCCGCGGCATCGAAGGGGGTTCGAGTTTTGATGCAGGCCCACAATCCGGTGAGGTACTTGCGCATCACGGCGCACAGGGCCTGAATCTTTTTCTTCCCGCGTGCCACCAGCGCCTCATAGAAGGCCTTGGCCCTGGGTTCATGGCGGATGGCCACCATGGCGGGCATGTAGAGCGCGGCCCTCAGATAGGCGTTACCGGCCTTACTCAGGCGTCCCGGGCTGTTGACACTGCTCCCCGACTGCGTGAGCCGTACATCGAGTCCGGCATGGCGGCTGACCTGCGCGGCCTTGAGATCGCTCGGCAGGGTACACAGTTCGGCAAGCACCGCCACGCTGCTGGCTTGGCCCATGCCTCGGGCCGTGCTTATGTGCTCGAAGTGGCTCGAGAGTGTCTCGGACTGAGCGATCAACTCCAGGGCTGCCTGTTTGAGTCGTTCAATGCGCCGATCCAGCTGGGCGATGCCGTCTTGCTCGTCCTCGATGAGCAGCTCAGGCGTGCTCGTCTTGGCGCTGAGCGCGTGCAGGCGGTTCTTGGCCTGGGTGCGGGCATGTATCAAGCGATTGATTTGCCGTCCAATATCGCGCAACCCCAGGCAGTGCTTCGGCGGCGGCGTCCAGCGCCGGGGCGTCATGCGTTCGCCGTACTCGGCAAGCAGCGCGGCATCGATGGCATCGGTCTTGGTGCCCGTGAGATGGATCTCGGCAAAGTGGCGAAAGCTGCGCGGGTTGATCACACACACTGGCAAATCGGCCTCATGCAGAGCGACCGCCAGGTCCAGGTAATAGACCCCGGTGGCCTCCATGACGATGCACTCAGGCTTGAGCCCCTTGAGGTGGCTGATGGCACGGGCATGGCCCTGGGGGCTCTGTTCGAAGCGCTGCGCCTTGGCGTTACGCCCATCGCGGCG carries:
- a CDS encoding IS110 family RNA-guided transposase, whose amino-acid sequence is MMTVVGIDISAQSFDLVSRRDGRNAKAQRFEQSPQGHARAISHLKGLKPECIVMEATGVYYLDLAVALHEADLPVCVINPRSFRHFAEIHLTGTKTDAIDAALLAEYGERMTPRRWTPPPKHCLGLRDIGRQINRLIHARTQAKNRLHALSAKTSTPELLIEDEQDGIAQLDRRIERLKQAALELIAQSETLSSHFEHISTARGMGQASSVAVLAELCTLPSDLKAAQVSRHAGLDVRLTQSGSSVNSPGRLSKAGNAYLRAALYMPAMVAIRHEPRAKAFYEALVARGKKKIQALCAVMRKYLTGLWACIKTRTPFDAAALFSDQHLNKA
- a CDS encoding 6-phosphofructokinase; protein product: MPNNVLYAQSGGVTAVINASACGVIQTVRRHPRTFGRIFAARDGILGVLKEELIDLERESDATIAALRHTPGGAFGSCRYDLGDPDTHPEQYRRLVEVFRAHDIGYFFYNGGGGSMDTALKVARIADQMDYPIRSIGVPKTIDNDLACTDTSPGFGSAAKFIATVVREASMDVESMASSGTKVFIMEVMGRHAGWLAAAAALAQQAENTPPMLILFAEIPFDQADFLRRLNAVIEAHGYCVVVASEGLKGPDGKLLTVAQAHDVYAYTQLGGVAPMLARMIKEETGHKIHWAVADYIQRAARHIASRLDVEQAYAAGAMAVRFAVEGHTGFMPVIKRLCDQPYLWTVDRVPLEQVADIEQGLPRDYITEDGYHITAACRRHLAPLIDGEDYPPYDNGLPNYVRIRGELLEKKLPVFSPEGG
- a CDS encoding class 1 fructose-bisphosphatase — its product is MHIGTTLTNYIIETQRNFKGATGEFTGLLNDIAVACKKISDLVNKGDLVDILGSAESENVQGETQKKMDVISNEIFMEALQHNGHVAGLASEEVDDICRMPEDAPRGHYLVLFDPLDGSSNIDVNVSVGTIFSILKASPHPGDPTTEDFLRPGTEQVAAGYCLYGPSTMMVLTTGRGVNMFTLDRHFGEFLLTHENITIPEDTQEFAINASNMRFWETPVKRYIDECLQGKEGPRGKDFNMRWVASMVAEVHRILTRGGIFMYPMDEKIKAKGQGGKLRLMYEANPMGFIIEQAGGAATTGRERIMEIKPGHIHQRVPVVLGSKNEVERVTSYHKE